A genomic window from Cotesia glomerata isolate CgM1 linkage group LG7, MPM_Cglom_v2.3, whole genome shotgun sequence includes:
- the LOC123268789 gene encoding 40S ribosomal protein S9 translates to MVNGRIPSVFSKTYVTPRRPYEKARLDQELKIIGEYGLRNKREVWRVKYTLAKIRKAARELLTLEEKDPKRLFEGNALLRRLVRIGVLDESHMKLDYVLGLKIEDFLERRLQTQVFKLGLAKSIHHARVLIRQRHIRVRKQVVNIPSFIVRLDSQKHIDFSLKSPFGGGRPGRVKRKNMRKGTGAAAAEEEED, encoded by the exons ATGGTGAACGGTAGAATCCCATCAGTCTTCTCAAAGACTTACGTCACACCGCGTCGTCCCTATGAAAAGGCACGTCTTGACCAAGAGTTGAAGATCATCGGAGAATACGGTCTCCGTAACAAACGTGAAGTATGGAGAGTAAAATACACTCTCGCTAAAATCCGTAAAGCTGCTCGTGAGTTGCTTACTCTCGAAGAAAAAGACCCAAAGCGTCTCTTtgaag GAAACGCACTTTTGCGTCGTCTGGTACGAATTGGAGTCTTGGACGAGAGCCACATGAAACTCGATTACGTGTTGGGTCTTAAAATTGAAGATTTCTTGGAGAGACGTCTCCAGACTCAAGTGTTCAAACTTGGTCTTGCCAAGTCAATCCACCACGCCCGTGTTCTTATCCGTCAGAGACACATTCG TGTTCGCAAACAAGTCGTGAACATCCCGTCGTTCATTGTTCGTTTGGACTCGCAAAAACACATTGATTTCTCATTGAAATCGCCGTTCGGTGGTGGCCGTCCTGGTCGTGTAAAGAGGAAGAACATGCGTAAGGGAACTGGCGCAGCTGCCGCAGAGGAAGAAGAAGATTAA
- the LOC123268785 gene encoding mitochondrial glycine transporter-like isoform X1, giving the protein MEGHLADLRSEETTMHKDYPILKSFLAGSFSGTFSTILFQPLDLIKTRLQNTVNHHVSSPKYPMITTVIHIIKKDNIFGLWKGMTPSITRVIPGVGLYFSTLHWLKHTICLEEPLTPLQAVSLGIAARSLSGSLLIPITVIKTRYESGVYKYGSMREALRLIYKYEGIKGLSSGLAPTLLRDAPYSGLYLMFYTQLKQLSVKKLNSDVTTHFACGIVAGILASAITQPVDVIKTKMQLYPDKFNDTKSVFIFVHNKYGYRGFFKGIVPRMLRRTLMTTMAWTVYEQITTNLGLK; this is encoded by the exons ATGGAAGGTCACTTGGCTGACCTAAGAAGTGAAGAAACGACGATGCATAAAGAT TATCCAATTTTGAAATCATTTCTCGCTGGATCATTTTCCGGAAccttttcaacaattttattccAACCGTTAGACCTCATTAAAACTCGCCTGCAAAACACCGTAAACCATCATGTgag TTCGCCAAAATACCCGATGATAACAACGGTGATTCATATTATCAAAAAGGATAATATTTTCGGACTATGGAAGGGAATGACCCcg tCGATAACTCGAGTAATACCTGGTGTAGGCTTATATTTTTCTACTCTTCATTGGCTAAAACACACAATATGTTTAGAAGAGCCGCTTACACCATTACAAGCGGTCTCACTGGGAATAGCAGCACGTTCACTATCAGGAAGTTTATTGATACCAATAACCGTAATTAAAACAAGATACGAGAGCGGTGTTTACAAATACGGTAGTATGAGAGAGGCATTAAgacttatttataaatacgaaGGTATAAAGGGACTTTCCAGCGGTTTAGCGCCAACTTTATTACGTGATGCTCCGTACAGTGGCCTCTATCTTATGTTTTATACCCAATTAAAACAACTATCTGTTAAAA aattaaacaGCGATGTAACAACTCATTTTGCCTGTGGAATAGTTGCTGGAATTTTAGCATCGGCTATAACTCAGCCAGTAGATgttattaaaactaaaatgCAATTATATccagataaatttaatgatacaaaaagtgtatttatttttgtacatAATAAATATGGATACAGAGGTTTTTTTAAAGGAATCGTTCCTCGAATGTTGAGACGGACTTTAATGACAACTATGGCGTGGACTGTATACGAGCAg atAACAACAAACTTgggcttaaaataa
- the LOC123268785 gene encoding mitochondrial glycine transporter-like isoform X2: protein MDTLTTYPILKSFLAGSFSGTFSTILFQPLDLIKTRLQNTVNHHVSSPKYPMITTVIHIIKKDNIFGLWKGMTPSITRVIPGVGLYFSTLHWLKHTICLEEPLTPLQAVSLGIAARSLSGSLLIPITVIKTRYESGVYKYGSMREALRLIYKYEGIKGLSSGLAPTLLRDAPYSGLYLMFYTQLKQLSVKKLNSDVTTHFACGIVAGILASAITQPVDVIKTKMQLYPDKFNDTKSVFIFVHNKYGYRGFFKGIVPRMLRRTLMTTMAWTVYEQITTNLGLK, encoded by the exons ATGGATACATTGACAACT TATCCAATTTTGAAATCATTTCTCGCTGGATCATTTTCCGGAAccttttcaacaattttattccAACCGTTAGACCTCATTAAAACTCGCCTGCAAAACACCGTAAACCATCATGTgag TTCGCCAAAATACCCGATGATAACAACGGTGATTCATATTATCAAAAAGGATAATATTTTCGGACTATGGAAGGGAATGACCCcg tCGATAACTCGAGTAATACCTGGTGTAGGCTTATATTTTTCTACTCTTCATTGGCTAAAACACACAATATGTTTAGAAGAGCCGCTTACACCATTACAAGCGGTCTCACTGGGAATAGCAGCACGTTCACTATCAGGAAGTTTATTGATACCAATAACCGTAATTAAAACAAGATACGAGAGCGGTGTTTACAAATACGGTAGTATGAGAGAGGCATTAAgacttatttataaatacgaaGGTATAAAGGGACTTTCCAGCGGTTTAGCGCCAACTTTATTACGTGATGCTCCGTACAGTGGCCTCTATCTTATGTTTTATACCCAATTAAAACAACTATCTGTTAAAA aattaaacaGCGATGTAACAACTCATTTTGCCTGTGGAATAGTTGCTGGAATTTTAGCATCGGCTATAACTCAGCCAGTAGATgttattaaaactaaaatgCAATTATATccagataaatttaatgatacaaaaagtgtatttatttttgtacatAATAAATATGGATACAGAGGTTTTTTTAAAGGAATCGTTCCTCGAATGTTGAGACGGACTTTAATGACAACTATGGCGTGGACTGTATACGAGCAg atAACAACAAACTTgggcttaaaataa
- the LOC123268782 gene encoding luc7-like protein 3, which produces MAAAAAAALLDELMGRNRNVLPNEKPKELNWEDPEFCKLYLVKFCPHDLFVNTRADLGACSRVHDDEARELYEKAQYSYRKQQYEDEFIRFCQSMLNEVERKIVKGKQRLALIGKTEAPTLTPAQTQRNEEQIALLTEKINKLVEEAEQSGIQGNVEQAQGLMRLCDQLKEERETLRKSNDNSHYNQTAELAAAQEKQMEVCDVCGAFLIVGDAQQRIDDHLMGKQHVGYARLKTALQEIMAKREKARDEKEQKRDEDRKQRARANDEIERRRRDGDRERDRERDRDRDRDRDRERDKRRRRDEEKNRHDSHRNSNYRSRSQSRDHHDRHREEDYRRHNRDRGNRDHRNSNSHNRRRHRSRSRSHK; this is translated from the exons ATGGCTGCTGCAGCGGCTGCCGCGCTTCTCGATGAATTGATGGGAAGAAATCGTAATGTTTTACCAAACGAAAAACCTAAAGAACTCAATTGGGAAGATCCTGAG ttttgcAAACTCTACTTAGTCAAATTTTGTCCACATGATTTATTTGTGAATACAAGAGCTGATTTAGGTGCATGTTCCCGTGTACACGACGATGAAGCACGTGAACTTTATGAAAAAGCGCAATACTCATATAGAAAACAGCAATATGAAGATGAATTCATACGCTTTTGTCAAAGCATGTTAAATGAAGTGGAAAGGAAAATTGTAAAAGGCAAACAGAGGCTAGCACTTATTGGAAAAACTGAAGCG ccGACACTAACTCCAGCACAAACGCAAAGAAATGAAGAACAAATCGCGcttttaacagaaaaaattaacaaattagtCGAAGAGGCTGAGCAGAGTGGTATTCAGGGTAATGTTGAACAGGCACAAGGATTAATGAGACTCTGTGATCAATTGAAGGAAGAACGTGAGACGCTTAGGAAATCCAATGACAACAGTCATTACAATCAG acGGCGGAGTTGGCAGCTGCACAAGAAAAACAAATGGAAGTATGTGACGTATGTGGAGCATTTTTAATTGTCGGTGACGCACAACAACGTATTGACGATCATCTTATGGGCAAACAGCACGTCGGATATGCTAGATTAAAAACAGCTCTCCAAGAAAtaatg GCTAAACGTGAAAAGGCGAGAGATgaaaaagaacaaaaaagagatGAAGATCGTAAACAACGTGCTCGTGCTAATGACGAAATTGAAAGGAGACGACGTGATGGAGATAGAGAACGTGATCGTGAGCGAGATCGTGATCGTGATCGTGATCGTGATCGTGAAAGAGATAAACGTCGTAGACgtgatgaagaaaaaaatcggCATGATTCACACAG AAATTCTAACTACAGAAGTAGAAGTCAATCACGCGATCACCATGATCGTCATCGAGAAGAAGATTATCGTCGTCATAATCGAGACagag GAAACCGAGATCATAGAAATTCCAACAGTCACAATCGTCGCCGTCACCGGTCAAGAAGTCGAAGTCACAAGTAA
- the LOC123268783 gene encoding speckle-type POZ protein-like — protein sequence MEIAGYSKVKKYKVVFKWEIECLPSFIVSADYDKTDKNLESPRFSSGARFNDSWFLELKVDSSKQSKTKGWISLGLTLADSEIAETTVEYLVYILNKDNEKCAVQEPSSRNFRHLEECGYSQFVKINELLENKENYFSNDILTVCIELSVHDNYVSVINELPSKTSKRQIVDDLKILFDSKVGSDITLVVGNKKIPAHKAFLMVRSPVFHAMFTHQMQEKKENKIKITDTDPEILEKMLEFIYTDQVSDIDDYAEDLFEAADMYQLQTLKILCEKSLCKSITVNNAIRYLEIADRQSASQFYEYVLRFIAINAQKVIKTEDFKTLEGENSPLLSIILSKVCSI from the coding sequence ATGGAAATAGCAGGCTATTCTAAGGTCAAAAAGTACAAGGTGGTATTCAAATGGGAAATTGAGTGTTTGCCATCATTTATCGTCTCTGCTGACTATGATAAGACGGATAAGAATTTGGAGTCCCCGAGATTTTCTTCAGGCGCCAGGTTTAACGACTCCtggtttttggaattgaaagTTGACTCCAGCAAGCAATCAAAAACTAAAGGATGGATTTCATTGGGCTTAACCTTGGCCGACAGCGAAATCGCAGAAACAACTGTCGAATATTTAGTGTATATACTGAATAAAGACAATGAAAAGTGTGCAGTTCAAGAGCCATCCAGCAGAAATTTCCGACATCTAGAAGAATGTGGCTATAGtcaatttgtaaaaattaatgaattattggaaaacaaagaaaattaCTTCTCCAATGATATCTTGACTGTCTGTATCGAGCTTTCAGTTCATGATAATTATGTATCAGTTATCAATGAACTTCCGTCGAAAACTTCAAAACGCCAGATCGTTGATGacttgaagattctttttGACAGTAAAGTCGGTAGTGATATTACTTTAGTTGtgggcaataaaaaaattccagctCATAAAGCGTTTCTGATGGTGCGAAGTCCAGTCTTTCACGCGATGTTCACTCACCAGATGCAAGagaagaaagaaaataaaattaaaattactgaTACCGATCCAGAAATACTGGAAAAAATgttagaatttatttacacagaCCAAGTCTCAGACATTGATGATTATGCAGAAGATCTTTTTGAAGCAGCTGATATGTATCAGCTTCagacacttaaaattttatgtgaaAAATCTTTATGCAAATCAATAACTGTTAATAATGCGATCCGGTATCTGGAAATCGCTGATCGTCAAAGCGCTTCTCAATTTTATGAGTATGTTCTTCGTTTCATCGCCATCAATGCTCAGAAAGTAATAAAAACTGAGGACTTCAAGACGTTAGAAGGAGAAAATTCACCTttgttatcaattattttgagCAAAGTATGCAGCATCTAA
- the LOC123269021 gene encoding speckle-type POZ protein B-like, producing MEREYSIAGKRNILYEWKINEFVSFIECYKECRDYEELRSSKFSTGSQINDSWFLQLHLERDEHTKNKKKWISIFLYLCNEENVKIRTHCEFFILDHQNEKKYSHEFNTIFGFEKSWGYPKFIEIEDFLKSREELLPNDTLTICISLSIFGSYTSIVSKVPLEETHKVSDSIKELYATKLASDITLVVDNKKFLAHKALLMVRSPVFSAMFTSDMRETKENEVKINDIDPNIFEKVLKFIYIDQIDQINDNDVVDLLDAAEKFQLPSLKRMCERSVIQFLNTENAVRLATLGDLYHSEVILKCATEFIVANIFQVSKTLEYEALKINLNKKVLINV from the exons ATGGAAAGAGAGTATTCGATAGCAGGTAAACGTAACATTTTGTATGAATGGAAGATAAATGAATTTGTCTCATTTATTGAGTGCTACAAAGAATGTCGAGATTATGAAGAACTTCGTTCGTCTAAATTTTCAACGGGTTCTCAGATTAATGACAGCTGGTTTTTGCAGTTACATCTTGAAAGAGATGAacacacaaaaaataaaaaaaaatggatatcAATATTTCTATACTTGTGTAATGAAGAAAATGTCAAAATAAGAACACACtgtgaatttttcattttggaTCATCAgaatgagaaaaaatattcacaTGAGTTTAACACCATCTTTGGCTTCGAAAAAAGTTGGGGTTACCCGAAATTTATTGAGAttgaagattttttgaaatctcGAGAAGAATTGTTGCCTAACGATACTCTGACGATTTGTATCAGCCTCTCTATATTTGGCAGCTATACGTCAATTGTAAGTAAAGTTCCGCTGGAAGAAACCCATAAAGTTAGTGACTCTATAAAAGAACTTTATGCAACTAAATTAGCTAGTGATATCACTCTGGTAGTTGATAACAAGAAATTTTTGGCACACAAAGCTCTTTTAATGGTACGCAGTCCAGTGTTCTCCGCGATGTTCACCAGCGATATGAGAGAAACTAAGGAAAATGaggttaaaataaatgatatagATCcaaacatttttgaaaaagtgttgaagtttatttatatagaCCAAATTGATCAGATAAATGATAATGATGTTGTGGATTTGTTGGACGCTGCAGAGAAGTTCCAGTTGCCATCGCTCAAGAGAATGTGTGAGAGATCAgttatacaatttttaaacacaGAAAATGCAGTAAGACTTGCTACTTTAGGTGATCTTTATCATTCTGAGGTGATATTAAAGTGCGCTACTGAATTTATTGTtgccaatatttttcaagtatCAAAAACTCTTGAGTACGAAGcgttaaaaataa atctaaataaaaaagttttgatcAACGTTTAA